The following DNA comes from bacterium.
TGGAAGCCGTTCATGCCGTTCGGCTTCTCCGGCGTGATGACCTCGGCGGCGATCGTCTTCCTCGCGTACGTCGGCTTCGACGCGGTCTCGACGGCGGCGGAGGAGACGATCAACCCGCAGCGCGACATGCCGATCGGGATCGTCGGCTCGCTCTGCGTGGCCACGGTGCTCTACATAGCGGTCTCGGCGATCATGACCGGCGTCGTGCCGTACACGGAGCTCGACGTGGCCGACCCGGTGGCGCTGGTGCTCAACCACCTCGGCATGCCGTGGGCTTCGGCGGTGATCAGCGTCGGGGCGATCGCGGGGATCACCAGCGTGCTGCTGGTGCTGCTGCTCGGGCAGCCGCGGATTCTCTTCGCGATGTCCCGCGACGGGCTGCTGCCGCCGTTCCTCTCCAAGGTCCACCCGCGGTTCCAAACGCCGTACCTGACGACGATCTTCATCGGCGCGGTCGTCGCGCTGGCCGCGGGGCTGACGCCGATCAACGTCTCCTCGGAGCTCTGCTCGATCGGGACGCTCTTCGCCTTCATCATCGTCTGCGCCGGCGTG
Coding sequences within:
- a CDS encoding amino acid permease — encoded protein: WKPFMPFGFSGVMTSAAIVFLAYVGFDAVSTAAEETINPQRDMPIGIVGSLCVATVLYIAVSAIMTGVVPYTELDVADPVALVLNHLGMPWASAVISVGAIAGITSVLLVLLLGQPRILFAMSRDGLLPPFLSKVHPRFQTPYLTTIFIGAVVALAAGLTPINVSSELCSIGTLFAFIIVCAGVIVLRRTRPDLDRPFKVPLFPALPAVGIVFCGALMVSLPGTAWIRFAVWLVAGLLIFFTYGVRKSRVGNGNV